DNA sequence from the Pseudomonas fluorescens Q2-87 genome:
CGGAGTTCCTCAAGATCGCCGACAAGATCAAGGGCCTCGCCGAGTCTTTCAACCTGAATTTCCGCAACATCGACAACCGCGTCTATGAGATTTCCCTGGAAGGCAGCGGCGACGAAGTCGTTGGCATCCACGCCCACGCCGATGTGGTGCCGGTGACGCCGGAAAACTGGGTGCTGAAGGACGGCACCCGCCTCGACCCGTTCAAGGTGACCCTGGTGGGCGACCGCATGTATGGCCGCGGTACCGAGGACGATAAGAACGGCATCGTGGTGGCGCTATATGCCATGAAAATCATCAAGGAAGAGAAGCTACCGCTGGCGCGCAACTTCAAGTTGCTGGTCGATACCACCGAGGAAACCACTGGCGACGCAATCCCCTATTACTTCGAACACAACCCGACGCCCAACTACAACCTGGCGTTGGATGGCGGCTACCCGGTAGTGATCGCCGAGAAAGGCTACGGCACCGTCATGGCCAACTTTGCCCGACGCAATGCCCAAGGCAAGGGCGCCGAAATCACCGCACTGACCGGCGGCCTGGCGACCAATCAGATCCCGTCGACGTCGGTGGCCACTTTCATCGGCGACAAGCCCGCCGAATTGGCCGCCAGTCTGCTGAAGGCCGGCAACGACTACGCCAAGCGCAATGGCGGCAACTTCGAGGTCACCTCCAAGGTCGTCGGCAAAGATGTCCAGCTGACTTTCATCGGGGTCTCTGCGCACTCCTCCGAGCCGGAGTCGGGCGTCAACCCTGTGGCAAGGATGCTGGACTTCATCAATGGCCTGGGCAGCAAGGTCGCGCTCAAGCATAACCACATCACCGACGCCGCCCGCTACGCCGCCGATAACTGGGGCCTGGATTACCTGGGCAAGCAATTGGGGATCGGTTATTCCGACGCGTTCATGGGCCCGCTGACCGCCTCCCTGACTTACGTCGGGATGGATGAAAAGACCTTCAAGCTTGCGGTGAACCTGCGGGTGCCGGTGGGCAAGACCACTGAGGCGCTGAAGAAAGATATTGCCGACAAGCTGGACGCCTGGAGCAAGAAGTCCCACGTCGCGGTGGCGTTCGACTACTCCATCGACGAGCCGATGTACCGCAACCCCGAGGGCGAGTGGGTCAAGGCGCTGCTGGCGGTCGCCACCGAAAACCTCGGCATGGAGCACAAGTACGGCACCTCGGCCGGCGCCACGTCGGTCCACGATCTGCCCAATGGCGTGCAGTTCGGCCTGGCCATGCCTGACGTGAAGTACACCGGTCATAACGACAACGAGTTCAAGACCGTGGAGCAATTCCTGCTGGACCTGCAGATCGTGACCGAGATGATGGGGCGGATCGGGCAGTTGCCGAAGTTGTGATTGTCCAAGCCATGCTTTGCACTTGAAGCTTGCTGGTCACTTGAGACTGCAAGTCCCCGAGGCCTGCCTGTCCCTGTGGCTAGCTTGATTCCTGTGGCGAGGGAGCTTGCTCCCGCTCGGGTGCGCAGCGCCCGCAAAATCTTGGGGTCGCTGCGCAACCCAGCGGGAGCAAGCTCCCTCGCCACGGGGGCACTTCATTCCTTCAGATAAGTGGCGCTGGGATCGATGACCTTGGCGGTAATGTCGAGCAACTCCAGCCCCCAATCACCGTGCAGGTACCAGTCCTCGCCGATCATCTCGGCCGGGTGCATCGTTCGGTCGGCACCGTTGCCACAGGCCAAGGCATGGGTCGGACAATAACGATCACACCCCCAGCAAATGCGCTCGGGATGTTTGGGACTGATGGGAAACGGCTTTGCCATGACGACCCCGCATAACGAGTGGGTGTACCCGCACCGTACCGCGTCGAGGCTCGGCAGCCCTTGATTCTGATCAAGAACAGCCCTGCCTGATCAATAAGTGTTGGCGTTCGCACATTCACGCTGAAAATTGACAAGAATCATTATTATTCGCAGCGAAGCCTCCTAGACTCGGCCATCTTTTATCCGTTTAGGAAGTCCTCATGCGTACCCTCGCCCCCCTATCCCTCGCCCTGCTGTTTCTCGCACCGCTGGCCCAGGCCAAGGAATACCCCATCGGCGAACCTCAACTGTGCCCGGGGCTGGAAGTCGGCGCGGTGTATTTGCAGCCCATTGAAATGGCGCCGGCCGGAATGATGCGCGCCACGGCCGATTCGGACGTGCACCTGGAAGCCGATATTCGTGCCACGGCGGACAGCAAGCAAGGCTTCCAGGAAGGCAGCTTCGTGCCTTACCTCAACGTATCCTTCCAACTGAAAAAGCAAGGCGTCGACACCGAGCTCAAGGGCGACTTCCACGCCATGGTCGCCAATGACGGGCCGCACTACGGCGACAACGTCAAGCTGCTCGGCCCCGGCAAATACCAACTGACCTTCACCATCCTGCCGCCTGGCGGCCATGCTTCCCTCGGTCGTCATACCGACAAGGAAACCGGCGTGGCGCCCTGGTTCGAGCGTTGCGAACTGCACTACGAATTCGTCTACGCCGGGATCGGTAAAAAGGTGGGTACTGACCATGGGCCAACCGACCCGTCGATCGCATCCCACGCGCCATCGATGCCTGGCCGGGTGCCTGCTGGCCGGCCTGGCCTTGCCTTCCATCGCCCAGGCCGAGCTACCGACTTATGAGTTGAGCATGCGCGATGGACGCTTCACCCCGGCGCAACTGGAGGTGGCGGCCGGGCAACGCTTCAAGATCGTGCTGAAGAACGACGGCCAGGGTCCGGCGGAGTTCGAGAGCACGCCGCTGCGCGTGGAAAAGGTCTTGTCGCCCGGCGTCACCACCTTCGTGGTGATTCATCCGCTTCGGCCTGGTCATTACCCGTTTTTCGATGAATTCAATCCGCAACTGCCCGAAGGCAGCATCCTCGCCCGGTAATCGTCCCGCAGGAGGCGTTTGCATGACTCAATCGATGTTTATTGTCTGGCGCGAAAGCGTCGAGGCCTTGCTGGTCATCGGCATTCTCCAGGCCTGGGCCAGCCGCCAACAACAGGCCAGTCGACTGCTGCGCTATGTCTGGGCCGGCACGGCGCTGGGCTTGCTGCTCTCGGGCGTGCTGGCCGGCCTGATCGTATTGGCCGGCGAAACCATGAGCGGCGCGGCCAACGAATGGTTCCAGGCGTCACTGGCGTTGATCGCCAGCGTGCTGATCGTGCAGATGGTCAGCTGGATGCACCGCAACGCAAGGACGCTCAAGCACGACCTGACACGCGACGCCGACCAGCGCCTGAGCCGCCAGGGCGGCTTGGGACTGTTGGTGCTGGCATTGTTGGCGGTCAGCCGCGAAGGCAGCGAAACCGTGGTGTTCCTGTACGGCGCCGGTGCCCGTCTACAAGGACCGTCACTGGGTCTGTTCGCCATCGGCGCGGCGGCCGGCCTGGTGCTGTCGCTGCTGACCGTCTACGTGCTGCATGGCAGCCGCCGGTTCATTTCATGGCCACGGTTCTTTGCCATCAGCGAAGCGATTCTCCTGCTGTTGGGAGCGGCGTTGCTGGTCAGCGGCATCGAGCGCGTTGGCGGTCAACTGCTCGCGATGGACTGGCCCGAGGCGGTGTATCGCGGCATTGGCGAAGGGCTGTGGGACAGCAGCACACTGCTCGACGACGGCCATGGCTTGGGCGGTTTCCTCGCCGATTTCGCCGGGTATCGCGCCAGTCCCAGTGCGCTGACGTTGCTGGTGTGGCTCGGCTATTGGCTGGTCGTCGCCGGCTGGCTGCGTCCACGCAAGACGGAAAACCTGCCATGCCTTACCTGAACCCCTGGCTCCAGCGCCTGGGCGACGGCATGCGGCGCCACGGCGCGACCATTCGTGCCGTGCAATGGATGGTGGTGCTGTTCTACGTGGTGCTGCTGGTGGTGCCCGCGCTGCTGCCGTTGCCCAGCAGTCAGGCGCGGCTGCTGGATAACCTGACGTTGCTGGCACAGTTTCTGTTCTGGGGCTTGTGGTGGCCGTTCGTGCTGCTCTCCATCGTGCTGTTCGGTCGGCTCTGGTGCGGTGTGCTGTGTCCCGAAGGCGCGCTGAGCGAATGGGCCAGTCGCTACGGTAAGGGGCTGGGGATGCCGCGAGGCCTGCGCTGGGCCGGCTGGTCAACCCTGGCGTTCTGCCTGACGACGATTTACGGCCAACTCATCAGCGTCTACGACTATGCCCAGGCCGCGCTGCTGATCCTCGGCGGCTCGACCGTCGCGGCAGTCATCGTCGGCCTGCTGTTCGCCCGTGGCAAACGGGTGTGGTGCCGCTACCTGTGCCCGGTCAGTGGCGTCTTCGCCCTACTTGCGCGCCTGGCACCGCTGCACTTTCAGGTGGACGAACAACGCTGGCAGGAAAACCGCGCCCCGCGTCGCCCTCCCCCCAATTGCGCGCCCTTGTTGGATATCCGCCGAATGCGCGGCGCCGCCGATTGCCACGCCTGTGGCCGTTGCAGCGGCCAGCGCGATGCGGTGCGCCTGATCGCCCGCTCCAGCAGCGAGGAAATCCTCCAGGCCACGGCCGGCACGCTCTCGCCTTGGGATGCACGTCTGCTGTTGTTCGGTGTCATCGGCCTGGCCATGGGCGCCTTTCAATGGACCGTCAGTCCCTGGTTCATCGCCTTGAAGCAGGCATTGGCCCAATGGCTGGTGGCGCATGAGCTGCTCTGGCCGTTGCAAGACAACGCACCTTGGTGGCTATTGACGCACTATCCGCAACTCAACGACAGCTTCAGCTGGCTCGATGGCTTTTGCATCCTCGCCTATCTCGGCTTGAGTGCCTTGCTGCTCGGCACTTCGCTGATGCTATTGATGCGCCTGGCGGCACGACTGGCGGGCAATCGCGCAGAATATTTGCCCCTGGCCATCACCCTGACGCCCATGGGTGGTGCGGGGCTGTTCCTCGGCCTGTCGGCCACTACCGTCAAACTGCTGCGCTATGAAGGGTTGTTGCTCGAGTGGGTGCAGCCGGCTCGGGCCGGGCTGTTGGTGGCGGCGATGGCCTGGAGCCTGTGGCTGGGTTGGAAACGGCTGGAACACAGCGCAGCATCACCCCTCCAGCGACTACCCGCCCTCGCCTGCCTGACAGTGGCCAGCGGTTTGGTGGGTTATGGTTGGTGGTTGCAGTTTTGGGGGTGGTGACACACTAAACCCTGTGGGAGCGGGTGCTCACAACATCTTGGTTCAACACGAAACCCTTGTGGGAGCGGGCTTGCTCGCGAAGGCGTTGGTACATCCAACATCATCGCAAACTGACCCACCGCTTTCGCGAGCAAGCCCGCTCCCACAGGGGTTTGGCGGGCAATCACTCAATCCAGCGTGCCCTCAACTGCGCAATACAAACGAAGAAAACAACTCACGCATCGCAGCCCAAAGCTCCGGTTGCAAGGCGTGTGCCGATACGCTGGAAAGATGCGGGTCGAGCATCCGCGCGGTGCGCACCAGTTGCACGGCAAACCGGCTGACGCCCCGCTCGCTCAAGCGTTCGGCCAGGCTCAACAGGCGTTCGGGGTTGAACAGATGCCAATGCACCGTGGTGCGGCACTCATAATCCACGCCGCTGGCCAGCAGATGGTCGAGGCTGCGCCAGTTGGCGGCGCCGCTGCCTTCGACCCGGGTCACCTCCAGGGCATCTTCGGGCAAGGCCTTGATGTCGAAACCCACCCAGTCGGCCAGGCCAACCACCTTGGCGAACGCCGCCGGCTTGATGCCGGCGCTGTGCAGGCCGATGCGAAAGCCCATCTGCCGTACCTGCTCCATCGCCGAAGCCAAGCCGTCCTGCAAGGTCGGCTCGCCGCCGCTGAACACCACCGCATCGAGCAAGTCCTGGCGGCGTTGCAGGAACGCCAAGACCCGACACCAATCCACCTCTTCGCTACCACGAGGTGGGATCAGTTGCGGGTTATGGCAATAACGACAACGCCAGGCGCATCCCTGGCAAAACAATACGCACGCCAGTTGGCCCGGGTAATCGAGGGTGGTCAGGGGCACCATGCCCCCGACCCGCAGCACTCGACTCATGGACGCCCGGCCGCGCTTTCGGTGAAGTGCACCCGCTCGCGGTGCTCGGACTGCTTGCCCGGGTTAAAGGCCGCCACCGGGCGGTGATAGCCCATCACGCGGGTCCAGACTTCGCAACGTTGACGCTGTGCTTGTGGAAGGCTTTGCGATGCATTCATGGGTGAAGCTCCTTGCGGTCGATGGATCGGATCAGTGGACGCTGCCAGCCAACTGCTGTTGCAGCAGCAAGGCCTCGTCGCATTTGGGGCAAAACTCGTGTTCGCCGGCCAGGTAGCCGTGCACCGGGCAGATGGAAAAGGTCGGCGTGATGGTCAGGTACGGCAGGCGGAAACGGCCCAGGGCCTTGCGCACCAATTGCTTGCAGGCCTGGGTCGAAGATATCTGCTCGGCCATGTACAGGTGCAACACGGTGCCGCCGGTGTATTTGCATTGCAGCTCGTCCTGCAACTCCAGGGCTTCGAATGGATCGTCGGTGAAGCCCACCGGCAGTTGCGACGAATTGGTGTAGTACGGTGCGACCGGGCTGCCGGCCTGCAAGATGTCGGGATAGCGCTTGAGGTCTTCCTTGGCGAAGCGGTATGTCGTGCCTTCGGCAGGCGTGGCTTCCAGGTTGTAGAGGTGGCCGGTTTCCTCCTGGAACCGCAGCAACGTGGCCCGCACGTGATCCAGCAATTTGAGGGCGAACGCCCGACCCTGCTCGGTATGCATGCCCTGCTGGTCATCGGTGAAATTGCGCAGCATTTCGTGCAGGCCATTCAAGCCAATGGTGGAGAAGTGATTGCGCAGTGTGCCCAGGTAGCGTTTGGTGTAGGGGTACAAACCGGCGTCCATATGATGCTGGATGACCTTGCGCTTGACCTCCAGGCTCTCCATCGCCAGTTCCATCAGCGTATCGATGCGTTTCAGCAAAGCGCTGGTGTCGCCCTTGTACAAATGACCCAGGCGCGCGCAGTTGATCGTCACTACGCCAAGGGAGCCGGTCTGCTCCGCCGAACCGAACAGGCCGCCACCGCGCTTGAGCAACTCGCGCACATCCAGTTGCAGGCGACAGCACATCGAGCGCACCTGGTTGGGCTGCATGTCCGAGTTAAGGAAGTTCTGGAAATACGGCAGGCCGTAACGGGCGGTCATCTCGAACAGCCGGTCGGCGTTTTCGCTGTCCCATGGGAAGTCATGGGTGATGTTGTAGGTCGGGATCGGAAAGGTGAACACCCGCCCTTTCGCATCGCCGGCCTGCATCACCTCGATGTAGGCGCGGTTGATCAATTCCATCTCCGCTTGCAGGTCACCGTAGGCGAACGGCATTTCTTCGCCGCCGATTACCGGGATCTGTTCGCGCAAATCCTCCGGGCAGACCCAATCGAACGTGAGGTTAGTGAAGGGCGTTTGCGTGCCCCAGCGCGACGGGACGTTGAGGTTATAGATGAACTCCTGCAACGACTGGCGAACCTCGGCGTAACTGAGTTTGTCCTTGCGCAGGTAAGGCGCCAGGTAGGTGTCGAACGAGCTGAACGCCTGGGCCCCGGCCCATTCGTTTTGCAGGGTGCCGAGGAAGTTGACCATCTGCCCCAGGGCGCTGCTCAAATGCTTGGGCGGCCCGGCTTCGACCCGCCCCGGCACGCCGTTGAGACCTTCGTGCAACAACGTGCGCAAGGACCAGCCGGCACAGTAGCCGGCGAGCATGTCCAAGTCATGGATATGCAAGTCAGCCTCGCGGTGCGCCTGGCCGATGGCCTGGCTGTAGACCTCGTCGAGCCAGTAATTGGCGGTGACCTTGCCCGACACGTTCAAGATCAGCCCGCCGAGGGAATAACCCTGGTTGGCGTTGGCCTGCACGCGCCAGTCTTCGCGGTCCAGGTATTCGTTCATCGACGTGGCGACCTCTACCAGCGTGCGACGGTCGCGACGCAGGCGCCCGTGCTGCTCGCGGTAGACGATATAAGCGCGCATGGAAAGGAAGAATCCGGCATCCATCAACACCCGCTCGACACGGTCCTGGATCTGCTCGACGTTCAACCGGTTCTGCCCTTCCAACCGGACCAGCACCGCCTCCAGCAACCCCTCGGCCTCGGCTTCGGCGTACTCGCCGGTGGCCTTGCCAGCGACGATCAGCGCCTGGCGAATCTTGTCCGCATCAAAGGCAACCACACTGCCATCGCGCTTGTGCAAGCGGTTACACCCTACCGTGATCAACGTGCTCTGCATTTTGGCTCCAGACACTACATATAGGCTTTTAAATTTAAACGAACACAATATGCAGTGGAGGGTACGGACAAAAGGCAGGGT
Encoded proteins:
- a CDS encoding dipeptidase, with protein sequence MDFSLKKLALTTLMLSSLASMTTPAFANITAQQNAVIVKTFADAPVTDFRQFLGQVAKNDIANAANLGPAISAFLDNTSLSAEQQNEIHRLLGLYARVKYGNAATETLKELVAIPTFRKDGVAQHENPEFLKIADKIKGLAESFNLNFRNIDNRVYEISLEGSGDEVVGIHAHADVVPVTPENWVLKDGTRLDPFKVTLVGDRMYGRGTEDDKNGIVVALYAMKIIKEEKLPLARNFKLLVDTTEETTGDAIPYYFEHNPTPNYNLALDGGYPVVIAEKGYGTVMANFARRNAQGKGAEITALTGGLATNQIPSTSVATFIGDKPAELAASLLKAGNDYAKRNGGNFEVTSKVVGKDVQLTFIGVSAHSSEPESGVNPVARMLDFINGLGSKVALKHNHITDAARYAADNWGLDYLGKQLGIGYSDAFMGPLTASLTYVGMDEKTFKLAVNLRVPVGKTTEALKKDIADKLDAWSKKSHVAVAFDYSIDEPMYRNPEGEWVKALLAVATENLGMEHKYGTSAGATSVHDLPNGVQFGLAMPDVKYTGHNDNEFKTVEQFLLDLQIVTEMMGRIGQLPKL
- a CDS encoding DUF3079 domain-containing protein, whose amino-acid sequence is MAKPFPISPKHPERICWGCDRYCPTHALACGNGADRTMHPAEMIGEDWYLHGDWGLELLDITAKVIDPSATYLKE
- a CDS encoding cupredoxin domain-containing protein translates to MGQPTRRSHPTRHRCLAGCLLAGLALPSIAQAELPTYELSMRDGRFTPAQLEVAAGQRFKIVLKNDGQGPAEFESTPLRVEKVLSPGVTTFVVIHPLRPGHYPFFDEFNPQLPEGSILAR
- a CDS encoding FTR1 family iron permease is translated as MTQSMFIVWRESVEALLVIGILQAWASRQQQASRLLRYVWAGTALGLLLSGVLAGLIVLAGETMSGAANEWFQASLALIASVLIVQMVSWMHRNARTLKHDLTRDADQRLSRQGGLGLLVLALLAVSREGSETVVFLYGAGARLQGPSLGLFAIGAAAGLVLSLLTVYVLHGSRRFISWPRFFAISEAILLLLGAALLVSGIERVGGQLLAMDWPEAVYRGIGEGLWDSSTLLDDGHGLGGFLADFAGYRASPSALTLLVWLGYWLVVAGWLRPRKTENLPCLT
- a CDS encoding 4Fe-4S binding protein, which encodes MPYLNPWLQRLGDGMRRHGATIRAVQWMVVLFYVVLLVVPALLPLPSSQARLLDNLTLLAQFLFWGLWWPFVLLSIVLFGRLWCGVLCPEGALSEWASRYGKGLGMPRGLRWAGWSTLAFCLTTIYGQLISVYDYAQAALLILGGSTVAAVIVGLLFARGKRVWCRYLCPVSGVFALLARLAPLHFQVDEQRWQENRAPRRPPPNCAPLLDIRRMRGAADCHACGRCSGQRDAVRLIARSSSEEILQATAGTLSPWDARLLLFGVIGLAMGAFQWTVSPWFIALKQALAQWLVAHELLWPLQDNAPWWLLTHYPQLNDSFSWLDGFCILAYLGLSALLLGTSLMLLMRLAARLAGNRAEYLPLAITLTPMGGAGLFLGLSATTVKLLRYEGLLLEWVQPARAGLLVAAMAWSLWLGWKRLEHSAASPLQRLPALACLTVASGLVGYGWWLQFWGW
- a CDS encoding anaerobic ribonucleoside-triphosphate reductase activating protein, whose translation is MSRVLRVGGMVPLTTLDYPGQLACVLFCQGCAWRCRYCHNPQLIPPRGSEEVDWCRVLAFLQRRQDLLDAVVFSGGEPTLQDGLASAMEQVRQMGFRIGLHSAGIKPAAFAKVVGLADWVGFDIKALPEDALEVTRVEGSGAANWRSLDHLLASGVDYECRTTVHWHLFNPERLLSLAERLSERGVSRFAVQLVRTARMLDPHLSSVSAHALQPELWAAMRELFSSFVLRS
- the nrdD gene encoding anaerobic ribonucleoside-triphosphate reductase, translated to MNASQSLPQAQRQRCEVWTRVMGYHRPVAAFNPGKQSEHRERVHFTESAAGRP
- a CDS encoding ribonucleoside triphosphate reductase translates to MQSTLITVGCNRLHKRDGSVVAFDADKIRQALIVAGKATGEYAEAEAEGLLEAVLVRLEGQNRLNVEQIQDRVERVLMDAGFFLSMRAYIVYREQHGRLRRDRRTLVEVATSMNEYLDREDWRVQANANQGYSLGGLILNVSGKVTANYWLDEVYSQAIGQAHREADLHIHDLDMLAGYCAGWSLRTLLHEGLNGVPGRVEAGPPKHLSSALGQMVNFLGTLQNEWAGAQAFSSFDTYLAPYLRKDKLSYAEVRQSLQEFIYNLNVPSRWGTQTPFTNLTFDWVCPEDLREQIPVIGGEEMPFAYGDLQAEMELINRAYIEVMQAGDAKGRVFTFPIPTYNITHDFPWDSENADRLFEMTARYGLPYFQNFLNSDMQPNQVRSMCCRLQLDVRELLKRGGGLFGSAEQTGSLGVVTINCARLGHLYKGDTSALLKRIDTLMELAMESLEVKRKVIQHHMDAGLYPYTKRYLGTLRNHFSTIGLNGLHEMLRNFTDDQQGMHTEQGRAFALKLLDHVRATLLRFQEETGHLYNLEATPAEGTTYRFAKEDLKRYPDILQAGSPVAPYYTNSSQLPVGFTDDPFEALELQDELQCKYTGGTVLHLYMAEQISSTQACKQLVRKALGRFRLPYLTITPTFSICPVHGYLAGEHEFCPKCDEALLLQQQLAGSVH